In Oryza sativa Japonica Group chromosome 8, ASM3414082v1, the sequence ATTTCATTTCCTCCTTGTGCAAACACCAAACACATGGTTTACACTTTGCTAGTGCAAAGAAGAAGCCTGGAAAGTTCCAAAACAAATGCAAGCATGTATAAGGCGCAGTAAGATTAACCGCATTATATTATCAGTCTGGTACTACCAAGAACAAGTCTAGATAATACATTATGAGTTTATGATATTTTAGCAAACAGCAGTAGCCAGTACACCGCTCATGACCTTTTACAGGCTAATAGAGAGCCATGTGATAGAAAATACAACTGCAAGTAACATACGCATAAGATCTTGCAATATGCAAAATGTTACAGTTAATCAAAGTGAAATTTGGGAGCTCCTAGTCTCAACCCTCAGTAATTTCTACATAAACCACATGGTTGCAATATCTAATTCTTGctacattttcttttattttgaacTAGATGATTTTTTAACTGAGGGGTCCCCTTGGACACTGGGGATCGAAACCGGGTTGCATGCTGACCAGCCGAACTCATTGGCAGTTCTTTCGTGGTTCAACATTTATATATAGGCAATTGTAAGTCAGTTATAACATTTACTTTAAAAGGGAAGGATCAAAGAACTAATTAATAAGACCAGTGTGGTTCATGGAGAACAAGGAATAGATTATTTCAAATTCAAAGGTTTATATACCTTATTAATTTCAAGGGTTGATAGTCCAGTAATATCAGGGTCCTTGAGCTGCTCAAGCTGTTTCTTCCCTCTTCTCAGCAAGTATTCAATGTACACAAAGTTCTTCCGATCAATGTTTCTTGCATTCTCACGGAACTCTGCTGAGACAACAGACTCAATTCTGTGGCGCTCCTCTGGAGACTTGAGCCTTGCTGTCCGCAGGAATCCTCTGTACAATGCCAATACCTGCCTCTGAATACCAGATAACTTTGAACGG encodes:
- the LOC4345159 gene encoding succinate dehydrogenase assembly factor 1, mitochondrial, which produces MASRSKLSGIQRQVLALYRGFLRTARLKSPEERHRIESVVSAEFRENARNIDRKNFVYIEYLLRRGKKQLEQLKDPDITGLSTLEINKASSLH